In one Modestobacter sp. L9-4 genomic region, the following are encoded:
- the serB gene encoding phosphoserine phosphatase SerB gives MTDRAAAPAPTDLLDASAEPGPEGALLTVTGADRPGVTATLFAALEGLGAEVVEVVDVEQVVVHGQLVLGVVVRGPGAAAAGPLAGRLAATAAQVAHATGMTVTVEPATATVAPERGPRHHVTVLGRPVPPAAVAGAAHAIAEVGGNIEAVRRLSDYPVTSFELTVSGAGSTELRTALGAVAARTGTDVAVEQAGLVRRSKRLIVLDVDSTLVRGEVIDELAARAGRAEEVAGITAAAMNGELDFEQSLRARVALLAGLPVGVLDEVREQLVLTPGARTLIRTLQRLGFRCGIVSGGFTQITDPLAEALGLDFAAANTLEVADGRLTGGLVGEIVDRAGKARALARFAAAYGIPLEQTVAVGDGANDLDMLAAAGLGIAFNAKPVVREQANAALNQPYLDAVLQVLGFTRDEVLDAG, from the coding sequence GTGACCGACCGCGCCGCCGCCCCCGCGCCGACCGACCTCCTCGACGCCTCGGCCGAGCCCGGCCCCGAGGGGGCGCTGCTGACCGTCACCGGAGCCGACCGGCCGGGGGTGACCGCCACCCTCTTCGCCGCACTGGAGGGGCTGGGCGCGGAGGTCGTCGAGGTGGTCGACGTCGAGCAGGTGGTGGTGCACGGCCAGCTGGTGCTCGGGGTGGTGGTGCGCGGTCCGGGCGCCGCTGCGGCCGGGCCGCTCGCCGGGCGGCTGGCCGCCACGGCCGCACAGGTGGCCCACGCGACCGGCATGACCGTGACCGTCGAGCCGGCCACCGCGACCGTGGCGCCCGAGCGCGGGCCCCGCCACCACGTGACCGTGCTGGGCCGGCCCGTGCCGCCGGCCGCGGTCGCCGGCGCCGCGCACGCCATCGCCGAGGTCGGCGGCAACATCGAGGCAGTCCGCCGGCTGTCGGACTACCCGGTCACCAGCTTCGAGCTCACCGTCTCCGGCGCCGGGTCGACGGAGCTGCGCACCGCTCTCGGTGCGGTGGCCGCCCGCACCGGCACCGACGTCGCGGTCGAGCAGGCGGGCCTGGTGCGCCGGAGCAAGCGGCTGATCGTGCTCGACGTCGACTCGACCCTGGTGCGCGGCGAGGTCATCGACGAGCTCGCCGCGCGTGCCGGCCGGGCCGAGGAGGTCGCCGGGATCACCGCGGCGGCGATGAACGGCGAGCTGGACTTCGAGCAGTCGCTGCGGGCCCGGGTCGCCCTGCTGGCCGGCCTGCCCGTCGGCGTCCTGGACGAGGTGCGCGAGCAGCTGGTGCTCACCCCGGGGGCGCGCACACTGATCCGCACCCTGCAACGACTGGGCTTCCGGTGCGGGATCGTCAGCGGTGGGTTCACGCAGATCACCGACCCGCTCGCCGAGGCGCTGGGGCTGGACTTCGCCGCCGCCAACACCCTGGAGGTCGCCGACGGGCGGCTCACCGGCGGGCTGGTGGGGGAGATCGTCGACCGGGCGGGCAAGGCCCGGGCCCTGGCCCGGTTCGCGGCCGCATACGGCATCCCGCTGGAGCAGACCGTGGCCGTGGGCGACGGCGCCAACGACCTGGACATGCTGGCCGCCGCCGGCCTGGGCATCGCCTTCAACGCCAAGCCCGTGGTCCGCGAGCAGGCCAACGCGGCGCTGAACCAGCCCTACCTGGACGCGGTGCTGCAGGTGCTCGGCTTCACCCGCGACGAGGTGCTCGACGCGGGCTGA
- a CDS encoding isochorismatase family protein gives MTRALVIVDVQNDFCEGGSLAVNGGTAVARAISAHAAAGGYDHVVATRDHHVDPGAHFSPTPDFLDTWPAHCVVGTSGVELHSDLDRRPIEAVFDKGEYAAAYSGFEGSYDGQGLADWLRAHDVDAVDVVGIATDHCVRATALDAVGAGLSTRVLLHLTAGVAEATTAAALDQLRAAGVQLEGTVAQAG, from the coding sequence ATGACACGAGCTCTGGTGATCGTGGACGTGCAGAACGACTTCTGCGAGGGCGGCAGTCTCGCGGTGAACGGTGGGACCGCCGTGGCCCGGGCCATCAGCGCCCACGCCGCCGCGGGTGGCTACGACCACGTGGTCGCCACCCGGGACCACCACGTCGACCCGGGCGCGCACTTCTCCCCCACCCCGGACTTCCTGGACACCTGGCCGGCGCACTGCGTCGTCGGCACCTCCGGGGTCGAGCTGCACTCCGACCTGGACCGGCGGCCGATCGAGGCGGTCTTCGACAAGGGCGAGTACGCGGCGGCCTACTCCGGCTTCGAGGGCTCCTACGACGGGCAGGGCCTGGCCGACTGGCTGCGCGCCCACGACGTGGACGCCGTCGACGTGGTGGGCATCGCCACCGACCACTGCGTGCGGGCCACCGCCCTGGACGCCGTCGGCGCCGGGCTCTCCACCCGGGTGCTGCTGCACCTGACCGCCGGCGTCGCCGAGGCCACCACGGCCGCCGCCCTGGACCAGCTCCGGGCGGCCGGGGTCCAGCTCGAGGGCACGGTCGCGCAGGCCGGCTGA
- a CDS encoding nicotinate phosphoribosyltransferase, producing MSPSPLSPALLTDRYELTMLAAALADGTAERDCVFEVFARRLPHGRRYGVLAGTGRLLEALPDFRFGDAELAALANQGIDDPRLLDHLAAFRFTGDVDGYAEGDVYFPGSPVLTVRAPFGQAVLLETLALSILNHDSAIAAAGARMIGAAAGRPCIEMGSRRTHEESAVAAARAAALVGFSATSNLAAGARYGIPTTGTSAHAFTLLHDDEAAAFRAQLATLGTGTTLLVDTYDTEQGIRTAVEVAGPQLGAVRLDSGDLAIEATRARELLDSLGNTATRVIVTSDLDEYAIAALAVAPVDGYGVGTSLVTGSGSPTVGMVYKLVERDGVPVAKNSEGKRSVGGRKSAVRRHDADGTATAEVVTPGTVTAAPHDRELLVPLVRGGEVVDPRSPAQTLAAARAVHERVRVTLPAEAWSLSRGEPAIDTVTA from the coding sequence ATGTCGCCGAGCCCGCTCAGCCCCGCGCTGCTCACCGACCGCTACGAGCTGACGATGCTCGCGGCCGCCCTGGCCGACGGCACCGCGGAGCGCGACTGCGTCTTCGAGGTGTTCGCCCGCCGCCTGCCGCACGGCCGCCGCTACGGGGTCCTCGCCGGCACCGGCCGCCTGCTGGAGGCGCTGCCGGACTTCCGCTTCGGCGACGCGGAGCTCGCGGCACTGGCCAACCAGGGCATCGACGACCCGCGGCTGCTGGACCACCTGGCCGCCTTCCGGTTCACCGGGGACGTCGACGGCTACGCCGAGGGCGACGTCTACTTCCCCGGCTCGCCGGTGCTCACCGTGCGGGCGCCGTTCGGGCAGGCCGTGCTGCTGGAGACCCTCGCGCTGTCGATCCTCAACCACGACAGCGCCATCGCCGCGGCCGGCGCCCGGATGATCGGTGCCGCCGCAGGCCGCCCGTGCATCGAGATGGGCTCACGGCGTACGCACGAGGAGTCCGCCGTGGCCGCCGCCCGGGCCGCGGCCCTGGTCGGGTTCTCCGCGACGTCGAACCTGGCCGCCGGGGCCCGGTACGGCATCCCGACGACCGGCACCAGCGCGCACGCCTTCACCCTGCTGCACGACGACGAGGCCGCCGCCTTCCGGGCACAGCTGGCCACCCTGGGCACCGGGACGACGCTGCTGGTCGACACCTACGACACCGAGCAGGGCATCCGGACGGCGGTCGAGGTCGCCGGACCGCAGCTGGGTGCGGTCCGGCTGGACTCCGGCGACCTGGCGATCGAGGCCACCCGGGCGCGCGAGCTGCTGGACTCCCTGGGCAACACGGCCACCCGGGTCATCGTCACCAGTGACCTCGACGAGTACGCGATCGCCGCCCTTGCCGTCGCCCCGGTCGACGGGTACGGGGTGGGCACGTCGCTGGTCACCGGGTCGGGCTCCCCCACCGTCGGGATGGTCTACAAGCTGGTCGAGCGGGACGGCGTCCCGGTGGCCAAGAACTCCGAGGGCAAGCGCTCGGTGGGAGGCCGCAAGTCCGCCGTCCGGCGGCACGACGCCGACGGGACGGCGACCGCCGAGGTCGTCACCCCCGGGACGGTGACCGCGGCCCCGCACGACCGGGAGCTGCTCGTGCCCCTGGTGCGCGGTGGCGAGGTGGTCGACCCGAGGAGCCCGGCGCAGACGCTGGCCGCCGCCCGGGCGGTGCACGAGCGGGTGCGGGTCACGCTGCCGGCCGAGGCCTGGTCGCTCTCCCGCGGCGAGCCGGCGATCGACACCGTCACGGCCTGA
- the clpS gene encoding ATP-dependent Clp protease adapter ClpS → MAGPLAPVWTPETVSREESDLDRPWVTVVWDDPVNLMTYVTFVLQELFGYDEATATKLMLQVHHEGKAVVSSGPRERMEHDTNRLHAYGLWATYQKDA, encoded by the coding sequence GTGGCCGGACCGCTCGCGCCGGTGTGGACGCCGGAGACCGTCAGCCGGGAGGAGTCCGACCTCGACCGCCCCTGGGTGACCGTGGTGTGGGACGACCCGGTGAACCTGATGACCTACGTGACCTTCGTGCTGCAGGAGCTGTTCGGCTACGACGAGGCCACCGCCACGAAGCTGATGCTGCAGGTGCACCACGAGGGCAAGGCGGTCGTCAGCTCCGGTCCGCGGGAGCGGATGGAGCACGACACGAACCGGCTGCACGCCTACGGCCTGTGGGCCACCTACCAGAAGGACGCGTGA
- a CDS encoding DUF2017 family protein — translation MRPFRRKGEVLVAKLAAAEVGIVGLLLDQLEQLLAADPDDIGGDPVVERLLPPGHVGDPEIAADYRDLTEAGLRSGKADDLALVRATLPLDGGEVRLDADQARAWLRTTNDLRLALGTRLGITAESEPPADPFGDEGSQLAVYHWLTAVQGSLIDALVAGRGGRR, via the coding sequence GTGAGGCCCTTCCGGCGCAAGGGTGAGGTCCTGGTGGCCAAGCTGGCGGCGGCCGAGGTGGGCATCGTGGGCCTGCTGCTCGACCAGCTCGAGCAGCTGCTGGCCGCGGACCCCGACGACATCGGGGGCGACCCGGTGGTCGAGCGGCTGCTGCCCCCCGGCCACGTCGGCGACCCCGAGATCGCCGCCGACTACCGCGACCTGACCGAGGCCGGGCTGCGCAGCGGCAAGGCCGACGACCTGGCCCTGGTGCGGGCGACCCTGCCCCTCGACGGCGGGGAGGTGCGGCTGGACGCCGACCAGGCCCGCGCCTGGCTGCGCACCACCAACGACCTGCGGCTCGCGCTGGGCACCCGGCTCGGGATCACCGCCGAGTCCGAGCCGCCGGCCGACCCGTTCGGAGACGAGGGGTCCCAGCTGGCCGTCTACCACTGGCTCACCGCCGTGCAGGGCTCGCTGATCGACGCGCTGGTCGCCGGCCGCGGCGGCCGGAGATGA
- a CDS encoding Mov34/MPN/PAD-1 family protein: MLRIDRATYDAIVAHSRRDHPDEACGVVAGPEGSDRPERHIPMLNAARSPTFYEFDSADLLRLYRDMDDRDEVPVVIYHSHTATEARPSRTDISYASEPEAHYVLVSTREHGTQTGLAGDDVEFRSFRIVDGQVTEEDVDVVESYLFGHSPTTVVYE; the protein is encoded by the coding sequence GTGCTGCGCATCGACCGCGCGACCTACGACGCCATCGTGGCCCACTCGCGCCGGGACCACCCGGACGAGGCCTGTGGCGTCGTCGCCGGTCCCGAGGGCAGTGACCGGCCCGAGCGGCACATCCCGATGCTGAACGCGGCCCGCTCGCCCACGTTCTACGAGTTCGACAGCGCGGACCTCCTGCGGCTCTACCGCGACATGGACGACCGCGACGAGGTCCCGGTCGTCATCTACCACTCGCACACCGCCACCGAGGCCCGCCCCTCGCGCACCGACATCAGCTACGCCTCCGAGCCCGAGGCGCACTACGTCCTGGTGTCCACCCGCGAGCACGGCACGCAGACCGGTCTGGCCGGTGACGACGTCGAGTTCCGGAGCTTCCGGATCGTCGACGGTCAGGTCACCGAGGAGGACGTCGACGTCGTCGAGTCCTACCTGTTCGGCCACTCGCCGACCACCGTCGTCTACGAGTAA
- a CDS encoding MoaD/ThiS family protein, translated as MAIQVRIPTILRTHTGGNKTVEGSGATLGALVDDIDTQHPGIKNRLVTEEGKLHRFVNVYVNDEDVRFTGALDTAVKDGDSVTILPAVAGGC; from the coding sequence ATGGCCATCCAGGTCCGCATCCCGACCATCCTGCGCACCCACACCGGCGGCAACAAGACCGTCGAGGGCAGCGGCGCCACGCTCGGCGCGCTCGTCGACGACATCGACACCCAGCACCCCGGGATCAAGAACCGCCTGGTCACCGAGGAGGGCAAGCTGCACCGCTTCGTCAACGTCTACGTCAACGACGAGGACGTGCGCTTCACCGGTGCCCTCGACACCGCCGTCAAGGACGGCGACTCGGTGACGATCCTCCCCGCGGTCGCCGGCGGCTGCTGA
- a CDS encoding PLP-dependent cysteine synthase family protein: protein MARFASLVDSLGNTPLVGLPSLSPTPDVRLWAKLEDHNPTGSIKDRAAIAMIDAAEKEGRLHPGSTILEPTSGNTGISLAMVARQRGYQLICVMPENTSIERRQLLEMYGAQIISSPAAGGSNQAVAVAKGLAAEHEDWVMLYQYGNPANAEAHYTGTGPEILADMPSITHFVAGLGTTGTLMGVSRFLREHKPDVQVIAAEPRYGELVYGLRNIDEGFIPELYDASLLDSRFSVGPDDAVHRTRQLVEREGIFAGISTGAILHAALGIADKEVAAGRKADIVFIVCDGGWKYLSTGAYAGTLDEASAALEGQLWA, encoded by the coding sequence ATGGCCCGCTTCGCCTCCCTCGTCGACTCCCTCGGCAACACCCCGCTGGTGGGTCTGCCGTCGCTGTCGCCCACCCCTGACGTGCGGCTGTGGGCCAAGCTCGAGGACCACAACCCCACCGGTTCGATCAAGGACCGCGCCGCGATCGCGATGATCGACGCGGCGGAGAAGGAGGGGCGGCTCCACCCGGGCAGCACCATCCTGGAGCCCACCAGCGGCAACACCGGCATCTCGCTGGCCATGGTCGCCCGCCAGCGCGGCTACCAGCTGATCTGCGTGATGCCGGAGAACACCTCCATCGAGCGGCGTCAGCTGCTGGAGATGTACGGGGCGCAGATCATCAGCTCCCCGGCCGCCGGTGGCAGCAACCAGGCCGTCGCGGTCGCCAAGGGCCTCGCCGCGGAGCACGAGGACTGGGTGATGCTGTACCAGTACGGCAACCCGGCCAACGCCGAGGCGCACTACACCGGCACCGGCCCGGAGATCCTGGCCGACATGCCCTCGATCACCCACTTCGTCGCCGGCCTGGGCACCACCGGCACGCTGATGGGCGTCTCCCGCTTCCTGCGCGAGCACAAGCCCGACGTCCAGGTGATCGCCGCCGAGCCGCGCTACGGCGAGCTGGTCTACGGGCTGCGCAACATCGACGAGGGCTTCATCCCCGAGCTCTACGACGCCTCGCTGCTGGACTCCCGCTTCTCGGTCGGCCCGGACGACGCCGTCCACCGCACCCGCCAGCTGGTCGAGCGCGAGGGGATCTTCGCCGGCATCTCGACCGGGGCGATCCTGCACGCCGCGCTGGGCATCGCGGACAAGGAGGTCGCGGCCGGCCGGAAGGCCGACATCGTCTTCATCGTCTGCGACGGCGGGTGGAAGTACCTGTCCACCGGTGCCTACGCCGGCACCCTCGACGAGGCCTCGGCCGCGCTCGAGGGCCAGCTCTGGGCATGA
- a CDS encoding HAD-IA family hydrolase: MTDPLAPHHSPARGGLLHGGQGDSTPEGGVLLRAEGLLFDNDGVLVDSEVGVERAWTRWALAYDLDPVEVLLAVPGRRAADTVALFTAPGEVPEAVATITRFELEDVAGTTAVPGVLDLVPQLDGVPWAVVTSGVRALATARLVAAGVPLPEVVVTAEDVTAGKPHPEPYLTGATRLGLPPADLVVLEDSPSGIAAGLAAGCTVLGIGELALETAARVVVRDLTGARWTGEGLLLPATTLLRS; this comes from the coding sequence ATGACGGACCCTCTCGCCCCCCACCACTCGCCGGCCCGCGGTGGGCTCCTGCACGGGGGCCAGGGGGACTCGACGCCCGAGGGCGGCGTCCTCCTGAGGGCGGAGGGGCTGCTGTTCGACAACGACGGCGTGCTGGTCGACTCCGAGGTCGGGGTCGAGCGCGCCTGGACGCGCTGGGCGCTGGCGTACGACCTGGACCCGGTCGAGGTGCTCCTCGCCGTCCCCGGCCGCCGCGCCGCCGACACGGTCGCCCTGTTCACCGCACCCGGCGAGGTGCCCGAGGCGGTCGCGACCATCACCCGCTTCGAGCTCGAGGACGTCGCCGGCACCACCGCCGTCCCCGGGGTGCTGGACCTCGTGCCGCAGCTCGACGGCGTCCCGTGGGCGGTCGTGACCTCCGGGGTGCGTGCGCTGGCGACCGCCCGGCTCGTGGCCGCCGGGGTGCCGCTGCCGGAGGTCGTGGTCACCGCCGAGGACGTCACGGCCGGCAAGCCGCACCCGGAGCCCTACCTCACCGGCGCCACCCGGCTCGGGCTGCCGCCGGCCGACCTGGTCGTCCTGGAGGACAGCCCCAGCGGCATCGCCGCCGGGCTGGCCGCCGGCTGCACGGTGCTGGGCATCGGCGAGCTCGCGCTGGAGACCGCCGCGCGCGTCGTCGTCCGCGACCTCACCGGCGCGCGCTGGACCGGCGAGGGTCTCCTGCTGCCCGCCACCACGCTGCTGCGCTCCTGA
- a CDS encoding GH25 family lysozyme has translation MPNRSRPSRTALLAALAVSSALVAGGAGFASAPAARADTAGPVAGGPAESMMPADSPDAVRTPAAKVRVPATAGTTVQAAGGAEVAATTLPGIDVASFQHPNGAAIDWAEVAASGQRFAVVKATEYYTDDATHQPVLYTNPNLTADVEGADAAGLTVGAYVFARPQNPAVVQADQFAAAVKGLPLDLPPVVDLEATGDLPPAQLALWTQTFLDRLQRTTGIVPMIYSSPDFWNTKMGGTTAFVDHPLWVANYTDAPAPTLFGGWSSWDLWQYSQTGTVAGVDSPVDLDRFNGTDPAALAERVTSGPLTAPATLATGRSLFSPSQQYRLDVQADGNLVEYGNGRALWSTRTYGNSRVRLDLQPDGNLVLYSGAGRPLWSTGTYGSGSGARLAVQDDGNIVLTNGSRVLWSNGAPGSDTLSSGAALAPGQTLHSPSFQYRLDVQADGNLVEYGNGRALWSTRTYPYANVHLDLQPDGNLVLYSADGRPLWNSGTYGSGSNNRLVVQDDGNVVLYSGTRAVWSNGAPGSDTLTAGAGLTPGQSLHSPGYRYRLDLQPDGNLVEYDNGRAVWSSGTYVNAGTHLDLQRDGNLVLYAADGRPLWNTNTWRSGSNNRLVVQEDGNVVLYDGNRPLWASLYH, from the coding sequence ATGCCCAACCGATCACGGCCGTCGCGCACAGCACTGCTGGCCGCTCTCGCCGTCAGCAGCGCCCTGGTGGCCGGTGGGGCCGGGTTCGCCTCCGCCCCGGCCGCCCGGGCCGACACCGCCGGCCCCGTCGCCGGTGGCCCGGCGGAGAGCATGATGCCCGCCGACAGCCCGGACGCCGTCCGCACGCCGGCCGCGAAGGTGCGGGTGCCGGCGACGGCGGGCACCACCGTGCAGGCGGCCGGAGGTGCTGAGGTCGCCGCCACCACCCTGCCCGGGATCGACGTCGCCAGCTTCCAGCACCCGAACGGCGCAGCCATCGACTGGGCGGAGGTGGCCGCCAGTGGCCAGCGGTTCGCGGTGGTGAAGGCCACCGAGTACTACACCGACGACGCCACCCACCAGCCGGTGCTCTACACGAACCCGAACCTGACCGCGGACGTCGAGGGCGCCGACGCAGCCGGGCTCACCGTCGGCGCCTACGTCTTCGCCCGGCCGCAGAACCCGGCCGTCGTCCAGGCCGACCAGTTCGCCGCAGCCGTCAAGGGACTGCCCCTCGACCTGCCGCCCGTGGTGGACCTGGAGGCGACCGGTGACCTGCCACCGGCCCAGCTGGCGCTGTGGACGCAGACGTTCCTCGACCGGCTGCAACGGACCACCGGCATCGTGCCGATGATCTACAGCAGCCCCGACTTCTGGAACACCAAGATGGGGGGCACCACCGCCTTCGTCGACCACCCGCTCTGGGTGGCGAACTACACCGACGCCCCTGCCCCGACCCTCTTCGGCGGGTGGAGCAGCTGGGACCTGTGGCAGTACAGCCAGACCGGCACGGTGGCCGGGGTCGACTCGCCCGTCGACCTCGACCGGTTCAACGGCACCGACCCGGCCGCACTGGCCGAGCGGGTCACCTCCGGCCCGCTGACGGCACCGGCCACGCTCGCCACGGGCCGGTCGCTGTTCTCGCCCAGTCAGCAGTACCGGCTCGACGTGCAGGCCGACGGCAACCTGGTCGAGTACGGCAACGGCCGGGCGCTGTGGTCGACCCGCACCTACGGCAACTCCAGGGTCCGGCTCGACCTGCAGCCCGACGGCAACCTGGTGCTCTACTCCGGCGCCGGCCGCCCGCTGTGGAGCACCGGCACCTACGGCAGTGGCAGCGGCGCCCGGCTCGCCGTCCAGGACGACGGCAACATCGTGCTGACCAACGGCTCCCGCGTGCTGTGGAGCAACGGCGCCCCCGGCAGCGACACGCTCAGCTCGGGTGCGGCGCTCGCCCCGGGGCAGACCCTGCACAGCCCCTCGTTCCAGTACCGCCTGGACGTGCAGGCCGACGGCAACCTCGTCGAGTACGGCAACGGCCGGGCGCTGTGGTCGACGCGCACCTACCCCTACGCGAACGTCCACCTGGACCTGCAGCCCGACGGCAACCTGGTGCTCTACTCCGCCGACGGGCGCCCGCTGTGGAACAGCGGCACCTACGGCAGCGGCTCGAACAACCGGCTGGTCGTGCAGGACGACGGCAACGTGGTGCTCTACAGCGGCACCCGCGCCGTCTGGAGCAACGGGGCCCCGGGCAGCGACACGCTGACCGCCGGCGCCGGGCTCACCCCCGGCCAGAGCCTGCACAGCCCCGGCTACCGCTACCGGCTGGACCTGCAGCCCGACGGCAACCTGGTCGAGTACGACAACGGCCGCGCCGTGTGGTCCAGCGGCACCTACGTCAACGCCGGCACCCACCTGGACCTGCAGCGCGACGGCAACCTGGTGCTCTACGCCGCCGACGGGCGGCCGCTGTGGAACACCAACACCTGGCGGTCGGGGTCGAACAACCGGCTGGTCGTGCAGGAGGACGGCAACGTCGTCCTCTACGACGGCAACCGTCCGCTCTGGGCCTCGCTCTACCACTGA
- the murI gene encoding glutamate racemase: MNSHATTPGADAPIGIFDSGVGGLTVARAVLDQLPHESIRYVGDTAHSPYGPLPIAEVRRHSLAVMDDLVAAGVKMLVIACNSASAACLGDARERYDVPVVEVVLPAVRRATAATRTGRIGVIGTTATITSGAYEDAFAAAPQVTVTSAACPSFVDFVERGTTSGRQLVGLAQSYLDPLLAADVDTVVLGCTHYPLLTGVLSLVLGEGVTLVSSAEETAKDVYRVLTRTDLLRDPDGPPPVHRFLATGDPEPFARLGRRFLGPEVDEVLQAGRGAAA; the protein is encoded by the coding sequence ATGAACAGCCACGCGACGACGCCAGGGGCGGATGCGCCCATCGGGATCTTCGACTCCGGGGTCGGCGGGCTCACCGTCGCCCGGGCGGTGCTCGACCAGCTGCCGCACGAGTCGATCCGCTACGTCGGCGACACCGCGCACAGCCCCTACGGGCCGCTGCCGATCGCCGAGGTTCGCCGGCACTCCCTCGCCGTGATGGACGACCTGGTCGCCGCCGGGGTGAAGATGCTGGTCATCGCCTGCAACTCCGCCAGCGCCGCCTGCCTGGGCGATGCCCGCGAGCGCTACGACGTGCCGGTCGTGGAGGTGGTGCTGCCGGCGGTGCGCCGCGCGACGGCCGCCACCCGCACCGGGCGGATCGGGGTGATCGGGACGACGGCGACGATCACCAGCGGCGCCTACGAGGACGCCTTCGCCGCGGCCCCGCAGGTCACCGTCACCAGTGCGGCCTGCCCCAGCTTCGTCGACTTCGTCGAGCGCGGGACGACCAGCGGCCGGCAGCTGGTCGGGCTGGCGCAGTCCTACCTGGACCCGCTGCTGGCCGCCGACGTCGACACCGTCGTGCTGGGCTGCACGCACTACCCGCTGCTCACCGGCGTGCTGTCGCTGGTGCTCGGCGAGGGGGTCACCCTGGTGTCGAGTGCGGAGGAGACGGCCAAGGACGTCTACCGCGTGCTCACCCGCACCGACCTGCTCCGCGATCCCGACGGCCCGCCGCCGGTGCACCGCTTCCTGGCCACCGGGGACCCGGAGCCCTTCGCCCGGCTCGGCCGGCGCTTCCTCGGCCCCGAGGTCGACGAGGTGCTGCAGGCCGGTCGGGGGGCGGCGGCGTGA
- a CDS encoding MBL fold metallo-hydrolase, protein MRLTVVGCSGSAPGPASPASCYLVEHEEFALLLDLGSGAFGALQAVTDPGLVDAVYLSHLHADHCLDVAPFVVWHRYSGRADGRTVPLFAPVGADRRLALAYDPDGGSIDDVFDVTAIGAGTWRLGPFEVTTVRTQHPVECHAVRLSAGGRSLVYTGDTGPSADVVELARGADVLLAEAAHPDVPGLPDGLHLTGRQAGEHAAAAGVGRLLVTHVPAWVDADAQLAAARAVFPASELARHAAVYDI, encoded by the coding sequence GTGAGGCTCACCGTCGTCGGGTGCTCCGGCAGCGCCCCGGGGCCGGCGTCCCCGGCGTCCTGCTACCTGGTGGAGCACGAGGAGTTCGCGCTGCTGCTGGACCTGGGCAGCGGTGCCTTCGGCGCACTCCAGGCGGTCACCGATCCCGGGCTGGTCGACGCCGTCTACCTCAGCCACCTGCACGCCGACCACTGCCTGGACGTCGCGCCGTTCGTGGTGTGGCACCGCTACTCGGGGCGCGCGGACGGCCGGACGGTGCCGCTGTTCGCGCCGGTCGGCGCCGACCGCCGGCTGGCACTGGCCTACGACCCCGACGGCGGGTCGATCGACGACGTGTTCGACGTGACCGCGATCGGTGCCGGGACCTGGCGGCTCGGCCCCTTCGAGGTCACGACCGTGCGCACCCAGCACCCCGTCGAGTGCCACGCCGTGCGGCTGAGCGCCGGCGGCCGGTCGCTGGTCTACACCGGCGACACCGGTCCGAGTGCCGACGTCGTCGAGCTGGCCCGCGGCGCCGACGTGCTGCTGGCCGAGGCGGCGCACCCCGACGTCCCCGGTCTGCCCGACGGACTGCACCTGACCGGACGGCAGGCCGGCGAGCACGCCGCCGCGGCCGGGGTGGGCCGGCTGCTCGTCACCCACGTGCCGGCCTGGGTGGACGCCGACGCGCAGCTGGCCGCTGCCCGCGCCGTCTTCCCGGCCAGCGAGCTCGCCCGGCACGCCGCGGTCTACGACATCTGA